Genomic window (Marinobacter fonticola):
TCCACGGCGTCCTTGACCGGACACTGGTCGAAGCGATCCTCACTGAAGAGAGACGCTGCCAGTACCGGCGTCACGCCGTTTTCCAGCAGCGGCTCCAGACTGTTGCGCAAGATCAGGCCAAAGCCTTCCATGAGCGAATGACGAAGGGTGTCTTCCGCTTCGGTAAAATCGAGAGTGACGTAGGCCGGTTCATACATCAGCTCAAACCCCGGATAGCCGGCCAGCAACGGTTCGAGGCGGTTCCGCAAAAGGTGCGACAGGGCCACCGCGCTCTCCAGTTCGTAGTACGCGTTCTTGCGCACGCAGTTGGTGAGCCGGACATGGGTTGAGAACTTATAGAAAAATGCATTGCCTGGCTGGTAAAGCGTGCGCACCGAGGCTGTGGGATAGAAAATACTGCCGCCCTGCCCCAGCGGCTGGATACGCCTACTGCGAATGGCCTCCAGCACAAAGGACTGGCGCATGAGGTAGCGTGCCTGCCAGGGATGCACCGGAAGCGCCACGAAGCCCGGCGGCACCGCAAGCCCCGCTGGCGCGCCCAGATTCTCTAAAGCACCCGCGCTCAGGCCGCGGCTGCGCAGGTCCTCCCGGCGGATCGCGAAATAATAGAGTGCGAATCCCCCACCCATTTCCGGCGAATACTGCAGCGTATCTTCCTCGCTGAAGCCTTCCCGGGCTTTGGGAGCAGGATGGTAGCGATGCCCGAAGCTCAGTGCCTGTTCCGACCACCGGTAACCGGTCAACCCCTGCCCCCAGTCTGCCGGGACCTGGCTATAACTCAGGATGCGCCGCATGACCTCGCGGCTGCCCAGAACCTGCTGATACAGCTCGCCATTGAACGGTTGCCCAAAACGCAGGGCCAGGTTCTGAAGCAGCACTCTCGCCAGCCGGGCCAAATCAAGCACTTGCCAGCCCCGGGACGGTGACTTGTAAAACGGAGCTGACTGGAAACGATAGCTTCCCGCCAGGGAATCCCTCGACACGGCCAGCAACAGTGCCCCCGCCAGTTCCGGCAATTGGACCATCAAGGCCGTGGCGTTGCCGGTCGCCAGCTTCAGTCGCAACGCCTGGGGCCAGCTCTGGCCACTGTCTGGCGGCGCCACCTGCAACTCGCTGGCCGGGGCTGCGATATCGCGGCAATAACAGTTGAGCAAGGCGTCCATGCTGCGTTGGCCGGCGAGGTCCTCGCATTGTTTGTCGCGATAGTGATGATTGAGTGCTGTACTGAACATAATGCGAGTCCTTCCTCCATGAGTATGTTCTGCGGTGTCAGGTGATTGGCTGTTCGGGAGCAGCGTCCGAAGGCGTGGGCTGCCGGACGGTATGAATCAGCGGTAGCGACGCCAGCAATACCCCTGCCCCCAGCCACAAGGGCGCGGCCATGCCCGCGGGGCCACTCAACGCACCGGCGGCCAGGCCGGCTGCCACACCCGCCCATTTACTGACGCTATCCAGCGTGCCAAAGGTGCGTCCGGCGTGGTCGATTTTGGTCATCTGGGCGATCCAGCCGTGCAGGACAAAAAAGCCAAGCGTCATCCCGGCTCCCATGACCATGCGCCATACCGACAGCTCAGCCAGGGTGCCCGACCAGGTCTGGCCGATATAGGAAACGGCCATTAACAGAAAGCCGGCCGCCAAGCCTGTCTGATTCACCCGGCCCATCGTTTTGCCGGCGGGTATCCAGAGCGCAAACAGATAAATCAGGTGCGGCAGGCTATAGAGCATTCCGGCTGCCAGCGGG
Coding sequences:
- a CDS encoding IucA/IucC family protein, whose translation is MFSTALNHHYRDKQCEDLAGQRSMDALLNCYCRDIAAPASELQVAPPDSGQSWPQALRLKLATGNATALMVQLPELAGALLLAVSRDSLAGSYRFQSAPFYKSPSRGWQVLDLARLARVLLQNLALRFGQPFNGELYQQVLGSREVMRRILSYSQVPADWGQGLTGYRWSEQALSFGHRYHPAPKAREGFSEEDTLQYSPEMGGGFALYYFAIRREDLRSRGLSAGALENLGAPAGLAVPPGFVALPVHPWQARYLMRQSFVLEAIRSRRIQPLGQGGSIFYPTASVRTLYQPGNAFFYKFSTHVRLTNCVRKNAYYELESAVALSHLLRNRLEPLLAGYPGFELMYEPAYVTLDFTEAEDTLRHSLMEGFGLILRNSLEPLLENGVTPVLAASLFSEDRFDQCPVKDAVDTCARAAGLNRRQATIDWFERYLELLMPPVLDALFIHGVVFEPHLQNVVVGLKNGWPAQVFVRDLEGTKLVAGLWSEPLPAGLDERVQASIHYSADKGWKRIAYCLLINNLFQAVSYLALDDLDLETDLWRVWRAHLERYLDRCDSAWAHRVIGGLLRGEPLPNKSNLITRLLKRADRDSEYVQVPNPLAALTSAPPARDIRLGPVGGKCIETKGTDIEGTETKDTETEDTANGWGSTS